A window of the Sabethes cyaneus chromosome 1, idSabCyanKW18_F2, whole genome shotgun sequence genome harbors these coding sequences:
- the LOC128732321 gene encoding NADH-ubiquinone oxidoreductase 49 kDa subunit-like, whose product MAFSVLNSVVKRAASNVYITNCLLKNSGALYNSQQVRNAGKWYPDEEFFQQFNSAVMYPDEVTSKWKLPPWNSKIAPVEKTVRNVKLNFGPQHPAAHGVLRLVLELDGETVMRADPHIGLLHRGTEKLIEYKTYTQALPYFDRLDYVSMMCNEQCYSLAVEKLLNIDVPLRAKYIRVLFAEITRILNHIMAVGTHGLDVGAMTPFFWLFEEREKLMEFYERVSGARMHAAYIRPGGVALDMPLGLLDDIYEFSAKFAERLDEVEDVLTTNRIWVQRTEDIGVVSAEDALNYGFSGVMLRGSGIKWDLRKAQPYDAYHLVEFDVPIGTKGDCYDRYLCRVEEMRQSLRIIDQCLNQMPAGDIRTDDAKLCPPTRAEMKNSMEALIHHFKLFTQGYQVPPGSTYTAIEAPKGEFGVYLVSDGSSKPYRCKIKAPGFAHLAALDKVGRHHMLADIVAIIGTLDVVFGEIDR is encoded by the coding sequence ATGGCCTTCTCAGTGCTGAATTCCGTGGTTAAACGGGCTGCTTCGAATGTTTATATAACCAATTGTTTGCTGAAAAACAGTGGAGCTTTATATAATTCCCAGCAGGTTCGTAATGCCGGCAAGTGGTATCCGGATGAGGAATTCTTCCAGCAGTTTAATTCGGCCGTGATGTACCCGGATGAGGTTACGTCCAAGTGGAAGCTTCCTCCATGGAACAGCAAGATCGCTCCGGTGGAAAAGACCGTCCGTAATGTGAAGCTGAACTTTGGTCCTCAGCATCCAGCGGCTCACGGTGTGCTACGTTTGGTTTTGGAGTTGGACGGTGAAACCGTAATGCGGGCTGACCCGCACATCGGTCTTTTGCATCGCGGCACCGAGAAGTTGATTGAGTACAAGACGTACACGCAAGCTTTGCCCTATTTTGATCGGCTCGATTATGTTTCGATGATGTGCAACGAGCAGTGCTATTCACTGGCCGTGGAGAAGCTTCTGAACATTGACGTTCCGCTGCGCGCCAAGTACATTCGCGTGCTTTTTGCTGAAATCACTAGAATTCTAAACCATATTATGGCTGTAGGAACGCACGGGCTAGACGTGGGTGCAATGACTCCGTTTTTCTGGTTATTCGAGGAACGTGAAAAACTGATGGAGTTTTATGAGCGTGTTTCCGGCGCCCGCATGCACGCTGCTTACATCCGACCGGGTGGCGTAGCGTTGGATATGCCACTTGGCCTGTTGGATGATATTTACGAGTTTTCTGCCAAGTTTGCGGAGCGTTTAGATGAGGTAGAAGATGTACTCACAACCAACCGTATTTGGGTACAACGTACCGAGGATATTGGGGTTGTCTCGGCTGAAGATGCCCTGAACTATGGCTTCAGCGGAGTAATGCTTAGAGGATCTGGAATCAAATGGGATCTTCGCAAGGCTCAACCATACGATGCCTATCATCTGGTGGAATTCGACGTTCCAATTGGAACTAAGGGCGATTGCTACGACCGTTATCTTTGCCGTGTGGAGGAGATGCGTCAATCACTGCGTATTATCGACCAATGCCTAAATCAAATGCCAGCTGGTGACATTCGAACGGATGATGCTAAACTGTGCCCGCCGACCCGTGCGGAGATGAAGAACTCCATGGAGGCATTGATCCATCATTTCAAACTGTTTACCCAAGGTTATCAGGTACCCCCTGGCTCTACGTACACCGCTATCGAGGCCCCCAAAGGAGAATTTGGGGTATACTTGGTTTCGGATGGATCCAGCAAA
- the LOC128743336 gene encoding negative elongation factor B, which translates to MSAPPKFAGTGLEEVNVPGQAYLRDALSCCDDPLKAIENFQLENGILLPSLRPMLPLLDLHGVRRLDFHTSVLEELRDKLIAHINEVGAKEGRERDRKLKELLVKSFPVVRVKALRPVVMCILRNTSHIEDKYLRILVRDRELYQDTDTEVKRQIWRDNQSLFGDEVSPLLSQYIREKEHILFDHMNLNNLFFTPTPKVRRQGEVVQKLAHMIGNSVKLYDMVLQFLRTLFLRTRNVHYCTLRAELLMALHDLEVQDIISVDPCHKFTWCLDACIREKNVDIKRSRELQGFLDNIKRGQEQVLGDLSMTLCDPYAINFLATSAVKILQHLINNEGLPRDNTILILLLRMLALGLSAWIMIDSQDFKEPKLDSQVVTKFLPALMSLMVDDQVRNLHSKLPPDERESAITTIEHSGPAPDAVEAYIQESSVASILAMYYTLHTSRQKDRVGILRVMAILASCKDDRAYEDPFLHSLIALLIPMSEEFANEDFCTGLFDEFLFAGLTRDNVTRHMLKLLWYVHQRLPQGRLQTLMKALQPNAQHHENVHKLYENLQKRVIAAHQEPVPEPMETDFDSPLKSVPTPGPHYV; encoded by the exons ATGTCTGCTCCACCCAAGTTCGCCGGTACAGGACTAGAAGAGGTCAATGTTCCAGGACAAGCATATCTTCGTGACGc TCTCTCCTGCTGCGATGATCCCCTGAAAGCAATAGAAAACTTTCAGTTGGAGAATGGCATTCTGCTACCGTCGTTAAGACCAATGCTTCCTCTGCTGGATTTGCACGGAGTTCGGCGACTTGATTTTCACACATCGGTTCTGGAAGAACTACGAGACAAGCTGATAGCGCACATCAATGAAGTAGGGGCAAAGGAAGGTCGCGAACGTGACCGCAAGCTTAAGGAGCTGCTGGTGAAGAGTTTCCCTGTGGTGCGCGTGAAAGCCCTGCGCCCGGTGGTAATGTGCATTCTTAGAAACACCAGCCATATCGAGGATAAGTATTTAAGAATACTGGTTCGAGATCGTGAACTTTATCAGGACACCGACACGGAAGTTAAGCGACAGATTTGGAGAGACAATCAATCCTTGTTCGGTGACGAAGTTTCACCTCTGCTTTCACAATACATCAGGGAAAAGGAACACATCCTTTTTGATCACATGAATTTGAACAATCTGTTCTTCACCCCGACTCCGAAAGTAAGACGACAGGGTGAAGTTGTTCAAAAACTGGCGCACATGATTGGAAACAGTGTGAAGCTGTATGATATGGTGTTGCAGTTCTTACGAACACTTTTCCTAAGGACCCGTAACGTTCATTATTGTACATTGCGAGCCGAGTTGTTGATGGCTTTACACGACCTAGAGGTCCAGGACATTATCTCCGTTGACCCGTGTCACAAGTTTACTTGGTGTTTGGACGCCTGCATTCGAGAGAAAAATGTTGACATCAAACGATCCCGTGAATTGCAAGGATTTTTGGACAACATCAAACGTGGCCAAGAACAGGTCCTCGGCGATCTTTCCATGACACTGTGTGATCCATATGCCATTAATTTCTTGGCAACTTCAGCGGTTAAAATATTACAACATTTAATAAATAATGAAGGACTACCGAGGGATAACACAATTTTAATATTACTATTGCGAATGTTGGCGTTAGGTTTATCAGCGTGGATTATGATCGATTCGCAAGATTTTAAAGAACCCAAGTTGGATAGTCAAGTTGTCACTAAATTTTTGCCGGCCTTGATGTCGCTGATGGTTGACGATCAGGTGCGCAATTTACATTCCAAACTACCACCGGACGAGCGTGAAAGTGCTATAACTACTATTGAACACTCTGGACCTGCTCCGGATGCCGTTGAGGCGTACATCCAGGAAAGTTCGGTGGCTTCAATTCTTGCAATGTATTACACTCTGCATACATCTCGGCAAAAAGATCGCGTTGGAATATTGCGAGTCATGGCGATTTTAGCTTCTTGCAAGGATGATAGAGCGTACGAGGATCCATTCTTACATTCTCTAATCGCACTTTTGATCCCAATGTCCGAAGAATTTGCTAACGAGGACTTCTGTACCGGTTTATTCGATGAGTTCCTGTTTGCCGGTCTTACGCGGGACAATGTTACGCGACACATGCTAAAGCTGCTGTGGTACGTTCATCAACGATTGCCGCAGGGTCGGTTGCAGACGCTAATGAAAGCCTTGCAGCCAAACGCCCAGCACCACGAGAACGTCCACAAACTGTACGAGAACTTGCAGAAACGGGTAATCGCTGCTCACCAGGAGCCGGTACCGGAACCGATGGAAACCGACTTCGATTCGCCACTGAAAAGTGTACCAACGCCAGGACCGCATTATGTTTAG
- the LOC128744756 gene encoding adenosylhomocysteinase-like 1 has protein sequence MSMSSYTESSSEEDDLSPRDKVQQNSKGQSDFCVRNIKQHSFGRHEIEIAEQEMPGILALRKQALEDKPLKGANIVGCTHINAQTAVLIETLICLGANVRWAACNIYSTQNEVAAALAESGVPIFAWRGEIEEDFWWCIDKCVHAENWQPNMILDDGGDATHLMLKKYPVMFKMIKGIVDESVTGVHRLYQLSKTGKLTVPAMNVKDAITKTKFDSLYSCKESVIDSLKRATDIMIGGKQVVLCGYGEVGKGCAQALKGLGCIVYVTEIDPICALQACMDGFRVVKLNEVIRTVDVVITCTGNKNVVTREHMDKMKNGCIVCNMGHSNTEIDVNSLRTSELQWEKMRSQVDHIIWPGPDGKRIILLAEGRLVNLSCSSVSSFVASITAATQALALIELFNAPSGRYKADVYLLPKKMDEYVASLHLPTLDAHLTELTDEQARYMGLNKAGPFKPNYYRY, from the exons ATGAGTATGA GTTCATACACCGAAAGCAGCTCCGAGGAGGATGATCTGTCCCCTCGGGACAAGGTGCAGCAAAACTCCAAAGGACAGTCGGATTTTTGCGTGCGCAACATAAAGCAGCACTCGTTCGGTCGACATGAGATCGAAATTGCCGAACAGGAGATGCCAGGGATTCTGGCCCTTCGCAAACAAGCCCTCGAGGATAAACCGCTCAAGGGGGCCAACATAGTTGGCTGTACGCACATCAACGCACAAACGGCTGTGCTGATCGAAACGCTCATATGTCTCGGGGCCAACGTCAGATGGGCCGCCTGCAATATCTACTCGACACAG AACGAGGTTGCTGCGGCCCTGGCGGAAAGCGGTGTTCCTATCTTTGCCTGGCGGGGTGAAATCGAGGAGGACTTTTGGTGGTGCATTGACAAGTGCGTTCATGCCGAAAACTGGCAGCCGAACATGATCCTGGACGACGGTGGCGATGCTACGCATCTGATGCTGAAGAAGTACCCGGTTATGTTCAAGATGATCAAGGGTATTGTGGACGAAAGCGTCACCGGAGTACACCGGCTGTACCAGCTGTCGAAGACGGGCAAGCTGACCGTTCCGGCGATGAACGTGAAGGATGCCATTACCAAGACCAAATTCGACAGTCTGTACAGCTGTAAGGAGTCGGTTATTGATAG TTTGAAAAGAGCCACGGATATTATGATTGGTGGTAAACAAGTGGTTCTTTGCGGCTACGGTGAGGTGGGCAAAGGATGTGCTCAAGCCCTGAAGGGGTTGGGTTGCATCGTGTACGTTACAGAGATCGATCCGATCTGTGCCCTCCAAGCCTGCATGGATGGTTTCCGTGTGGTCAAGCTGAACGAGGTGATAAGGACAGTTGACGTCGTCATCACGTGTACCGGTAATAAAAATGTAGTGACCCGTGAGCACATGGACAAGATGAAGAACGGTTGCATCGTGTGCAACATGGGCCATTCGAACACGGAAATCGACGTCAACAGTCTGCGAACTTCGGAACTGCAGTGGGAGAAGATGCGTTCCCAAGTCGATCACATCATTTGGCCTGGCCCAGACGGGAAGCGGATCATCCTGCTAGCCGAAGGACGTCTCGTAAATTTGTCTTGCTCAAGTGTTTCCTCGTTCGTGGCTTCTATCACAGCGGCCACTCAAGCATTGGCTCTAATAGAACTATTCAACGCTCCGTCCGGACGCTACAAGGCGGACGTGTATCTGTTGCCGAAAAAGATGG atgAGTATGTTGCCAGCCTTCATCTGCCAACACTGGATGCCCACTTGACGGAATTGACAGACGAGCAGGCTCGTTACATGGGTCTGAACAAGGCTGGTCCATTTAAGCCCAATTACTACAGGTATTAG